In the genome of Gloeotrichia echinulata CP02, one region contains:
- a CDS encoding transposase translates to MLLNYQYRAYPDTKQKIQLNNWLRICRYWYNRQLGDRFDWYQHNRTAINSCPLICSIPKLRDNPSYYSQKKELPVIKFDLIKVSHSGELLDFTSVPSQTLQDVSKRVDLAFSRFVEGDYKGNRSGKPRFKNAARYRTIKIEGQAITVERVEQEWLFLSFSKLKGWVKVRLHRPLPNGFILKNALLTKKADGWYVTICLSDPNIPTFTPDEIAPTWENSLGLDAVLHEDDYLATSDNTKLPSLKSFSKSEKRLADISKRKSIKKKGSKSRRKLAKKEAKEHQRIARARIDHAFKTAHSLLKTGKKVFVYEDLNLKALSKRNKAKQDENGKYLPNGQSAKTGLNKSWNDAAFGQFFTILEYIAEKAPDVDNSSQTCIHISIACIS, encoded by the coding sequence ATGCTGCTTAACTATCAGTACCGCGCTTATCCAGACACCAAGCAAAAAATTCAGCTAAACAATTGGTTAAGAATTTGTCGATACTGGTACAACAGGCAGTTAGGAGACAGGTTCGACTGGTATCAGCATAATCGCACTGCAATTAATTCTTGCCCGTTAATTTGTTCAATACCAAAACTACGAGACAACCCCAGCTATTACTCACAAAAAAAAGAACTGCCTGTTATTAAGTTCGACTTGATAAAGGTAAGTCATTCTGGTGAACTACTAGACTTTACAAGTGTTCCATCTCAGACATTACAGGATGTATCAAAGCGTGTAGACTTGGCTTTTTCTCGCTTTGTTGAAGGTGATTACAAAGGAAATCGTAGTGGCAAACCTCGTTTTAAAAATGCTGCGCGTTATCGCACAATAAAAATTGAAGGTCAAGCTATTACTGTCGAACGTGTTGAGCAAGAATGGCTATTTTTGTCATTTTCAAAATTAAAAGGCTGGGTAAAGGTGCGTTTACATCGCCCATTACCTAATGGATTTATTTTAAAAAATGCTCTTTTGACAAAAAAGGCGGATGGGTGGTACGTAACTATTTGTTTGTCAGACCCAAATATTCCTACCTTTACACCTGATGAAATTGCTCCAACTTGGGAAAACAGTCTTGGATTGGATGCAGTATTACATGAAGATGATTACTTGGCAACTTCAGATAATACCAAATTACCATCGCTAAAATCTTTCTCTAAGTCTGAAAAGCGACTAGCAGATATATCCAAACGTAAATCCATCAAGAAAAAGGGCAGTAAATCACGCCGTAAATTAGCTAAAAAAGAAGCAAAAGAACATCAACGTATTGCCAGAGCTAGAATTGACCATGCTTTTAAAACTGCCCATTCGTTGCTTAAGACTGGGAAGAAAGTTTTTGTCTATGAAGATTTAAATTTAAAAGCTTTATCTAAGAGAAATAAAGCCAAGCAAGACGAAAACGGTAAATATTTACCCAACGGACAATCAGCCAAAACAGGATTAAATAAATCCTGGAACGATGCTGCATTTGGACAATTTTTCACAATCCTAGAATACATAGCTGAAAAAGCACCGGATGTGGACAATAGCAGTCAAACCTGCATACACATCTCAATTGCTTGCATATCGTGA
- the tnpA gene encoding IS200/IS605 family transposase codes for MNSDGGALASTRASYISRARGVSDLKAHLVLTTKYRQRVLTGEMIDRLGEILKELLFKWDSKVVDFNGESDHVHLLFQYTPQTELPKFINNIKTVTSRYLRKEFPDRVNQFYYKDVLWNGSYFIASCGGVTVETLKKYVESQDKPK; via the coding sequence ATGAACAGTGATGGCGGAGCGTTAGCGAGTACTCGAGCGTCTTATATTTCCCGCGCCAGGGGAGTTTCAGACCTCAAAGCGCATTTGGTGTTAACAACAAAATACCGTCAGCGGGTATTGACAGGTGAGATGATTGATAGGTTGGGTGAAATTCTGAAAGAATTACTTTTTAAGTGGGACAGTAAGGTAGTGGATTTCAATGGAGAATCTGACCATGTGCATCTATTATTTCAATACACACCTCAAACTGAATTGCCAAAATTTATTAACAACATAAAAACAGTAACAAGTCGTTATTTGCGGAAAGAATTTCCGGACAGAGTTAATCAATTTTATTATAAAGATGTCCTGTGGAATGGTTCTTACTTCATAGCGTCTTGTGGAGGTGTAACGGTTGAAACTCTCAAAAAATATGTCGAATCCCAAGATAAGCCAAAATAA
- a CDS encoding molybdopterin-binding protein codes for MPRKEQGWITFQTSEEERKILQEFCNQSQRTKTEILRELVRSLNQHSSPTEAVPTNDVKQQNTDNAKPETKVRSKKTTPKQGEKEQPHTPNLEIEISNQKKSLKVSSRNVLKGIVKRVVTGPINSEVTLEIVHKVELTSIITTVSAEDLQLYEGQEAYAVIKSNDIVIARE; via the coding sequence ATGCCAAGAAAAGAACAAGGATGGATCACATTTCAAACATCGGAGGAAGAGCGAAAAATCCTCCAAGAGTTCTGCAACCAGTCGCAGCGCACTAAAACTGAGATTCTGCGGGAACTAGTACGTAGTCTTAATCAGCACTCTTCTCCCACAGAAGCAGTACCAACCAACGATGTAAAACAGCAAAATACTGACAATGCAAAACCTGAAACTAAAGTTAGGAGTAAAAAAACAACACCCAAGCAAGGAGAAAAAGAACAACCCCACACTCCAAACCTAGAGATAGAAATTAGTAATCAAAAAAAATCACTAAAAGTTAGCTCCCGCAATGTCCTCAAAGGTATAGTCAAACGAGTTGTGACTGGTCCTATTAATAGTGAGGTGACGCTAGAGATTGTTCACAAAGTTGAATTAACCTCAATTATAACCACAGTATCAGCAGAGGATTTGCAACTGTATGAGGGACAAGAAGCTTATGCAGTCATTAAATCCAATGATATTGTAATTGCTAGAGAATAA
- the pap gene encoding polyphosphate:AMP phosphotransferase, translating into MLDTLDLNLSLDKPTYKSEIDRLMLQLRTLQSACWQKKLPVIVVLEGWAASGKGGLVKQMVAYIDPRGFKVYPIWAPTEQERQYPFLWRFWEKLPAQGAISIFYHSWYTHVLEDRLFNRVDSSQIPTVMAQINSFERQMVDNGAAIAKFWLHLDRKELKSRLKDYAKDPLTAWRVRKEDWQQEKHYDRYATLAEEMLIQTSTGSAPWTLVEGNSERWARVKVLTQLAATLTTALDRLQIQLPSPILPAQNHLEPTEPDLLAQIDLRLSLSPVDYEEQLAEEQVQLRELQLSIHKHQIPVLVLFEGWDAAGKGGAIKRLTDILDPRSYFVHPFAAPTDEEKAHHYLWRFWRRIPTAGTIGIFDRSWYGRVLVERVEGFASETEWRRAYQEINEFEAQLTTAGYVLVKFWLNISPEEQLKRFTERQNDPFKQYKLTDEDWRNRDKWPYYEVAVNQAIQRTTTPTAPWTIVAANDKYYARVKVIETVVDAIQAELKRRKKASH; encoded by the coding sequence ATGCTGGATACACTTGATTTGAACCTTTCTTTAGATAAACCAACCTATAAATCTGAAATTGACAGGTTGATGCTACAACTGCGGACGCTACAAAGTGCTTGTTGGCAAAAAAAATTACCTGTGATTGTCGTTTTGGAGGGCTGGGCTGCTTCTGGAAAGGGTGGGCTGGTAAAGCAAATGGTCGCGTACATTGATCCTCGTGGGTTTAAGGTATATCCCATCTGGGCGCCCACTGAACAAGAGCGTCAATATCCATTCCTGTGGAGGTTTTGGGAAAAACTACCCGCTCAAGGCGCCATCAGCATTTTTTACCACAGTTGGTATACTCATGTTTTAGAAGACCGCCTGTTTAATCGCGTGGACAGTAGCCAAATTCCTACAGTAATGGCGCAGATTAACTCCTTTGAGCGCCAGATGGTAGATAATGGAGCTGCGATCGCCAAATTTTGGTTGCATCTAGACCGCAAAGAATTGAAAAGTCGCTTAAAAGACTATGCCAAAGATCCCCTAACTGCTTGGCGAGTACGGAAAGAAGATTGGCAACAAGAAAAACACTACGACCGCTACGCAACCTTAGCCGAAGAGATGCTGATTCAAACTAGCACAGGTAGCGCTCCCTGGACTTTAGTAGAGGGTAACTCAGAACGGTGGGCAAGGGTGAAAGTTCTTACCCAGTTGGCTGCAACCTTAACCACTGCCCTAGATCGATTGCAAATTCAGCTACCTAGCCCTATTTTACCAGCACAGAATCATTTAGAACCCACAGAGCCAGACTTACTCGCACAGATTGATTTGCGCCTCAGTCTATCGCCAGTAGATTATGAAGAACAATTAGCCGAGGAACAAGTACAACTGCGGGAGCTACAATTAAGCATCCACAAACATCAAATTCCTGTACTTGTCCTATTTGAAGGCTGGGATGCTGCAGGTAAAGGCGGAGCAATTAAGCGGCTTACCGATATTCTCGACCCGCGCAGTTACTTTGTCCATCCCTTTGCAGCACCCACAGATGAAGAAAAAGCCCATCATTACCTGTGGCGTTTTTGGCGACGAATACCCACCGCCGGCACCATTGGCATTTTTGACCGTTCCTGGTATGGGCGGGTATTAGTCGAGCGCGTCGAAGGATTTGCTTCCGAGACAGAGTGGCGCAGAGCCTACCAAGAAATCAATGAATTTGAAGCCCAGTTAACCACTGCAGGTTACGTTTTAGTCAAATTCTGGCTAAATATTAGCCCAGAAGAACAACTCAAACGCTTTACTGAACGCCAAAATGACCCCTTTAAGCAGTATAAACTCACCGATGAAGACTGGCGCAATCGCGACAAATGGCCTTACTACGAAGTAGCAGTCAATCAAGCAATTCAGCGCACCACCACCCCCACCGCTCCCTGGACAATCGTTGCTGCCAATGACAAATATTATGCCAGGGTGAAGGTAATTGAAACTGTTGTTGATGCAATTCAAGCTGAATTAAAACGCCGCAAGAAAGCCAGCCATTAA
- a CDS encoding phosphate-starvation-inducible PsiE family protein, giving the protein MPKRLITEVNNWFQRDRIVRRLETFQDFIIISLCLGLFCVMLIRLVDMFSSFLRPLDLRQVTSDILFILILVELFRLLIDYLQAQSISVGAAVEITIVSALREVILRGVLEIERDQIFGISVFLVVLAGILIALPWMSRFFEHSRNANHETGEIKTQLVTENYVTSD; this is encoded by the coding sequence ATGCCAAAACGGCTGATTACAGAGGTAAATAATTGGTTCCAGCGAGATAGAATTGTACGGAGACTGGAGACATTTCAAGACTTCATTATCATTTCTCTGTGCCTAGGTTTATTCTGTGTGATGCTGATTCGCCTAGTAGACATGTTCTCCTCTTTTTTGCGTCCCTTAGATTTACGGCAAGTCACATCTGATATCCTGTTTATTTTGATTCTTGTAGAATTATTTCGCCTGTTAATTGACTACCTACAAGCACAAAGTATATCGGTAGGCGCAGCAGTGGAAATTACTATTGTTTCGGCTTTGCGAGAGGTAATTTTACGTGGTGTTCTAGAAATTGAACGTGACCAAATTTTTGGAATCTCTGTATTTCTAGTAGTTTTAGCGGGAATATTGATTGCTTTACCTTGGATGTCTCGTTTTTTTGAACATTCCAGAAATGCAAACCATGAAACAGGAGAAATCAAGACGCAATTAGTTACTGAAAATTACGTAACTTCAGATTAG
- a CDS encoding transposase family protein — MSDMLSYIQNNPQETQRLVGVKYDQLEQLIKQAIALDTEKQQNIEKKKVRIINKGGGRKVKLSNEDQILLTLTYLRHMTTFQLLGIQFGVSESTANDTFNYWLTILGSDA; from the coding sequence ATGAGTGACATGTTAAGTTATATTCAAAATAACCCTCAAGAAACACAGCGGTTAGTAGGTGTAAAGTATGACCAACTTGAGCAACTAATAAAACAGGCGATCGCCTTAGATACCGAAAAGCAACAAAACATAGAAAAAAAGAAAGTTAGAATTATAAATAAAGGTGGTGGTCGGAAGGTAAAGTTATCTAACGAAGACCAAATTCTATTAACGTTGACATATTTAAGACATATGACAACGTTTCAATTATTAGGCATACAGTTTGGAGTCAGTGAATCAACCGCCAATGATACATTTAATTACTGGCTTACAATCCTAGGTAGTGATGCATAG
- a CDS encoding helix-turn-helix domain-containing protein, producing the protein MGARLRVFLTREQDGTLLNLRTADVPQKVKDRAEVIRLNAHGWYVEKIAAHFNWSPQTVRDVLHKWQKLGLEGLWDKSGRGGKTKYTEEDIVFLEECLKTEPRTYNSLQLAQKLYCDKPSA; encoded by the coding sequence ATGGGCGCTCGTTTAAGGGTGTTTCTGACTCGTGAGCAAGACGGAACCCTATTAAACCTTAGAACTGCGGACGTACCACAGAAAGTTAAAGACCGAGCAGAGGTAATCAGGTTAAACGCACATGGTTGGTATGTCGAGAAAATAGCGGCTCACTTTAACTGGAGTCCACAAACAGTAAGGGATGTTTTACACAAATGGCAAAAACTTGGTCTAGAAGGGCTTTGGGATAAATCGGGTCGAGGGGGCAAAACCAAATACACCGAAGAAGACATAGTATTTTTGGAAGAATGCCTCAAAACAGAACCACGCACATACAACAGTCTTCAACTAGCGCAAAAACTTTATTGCGATAAGCCTTCGGCATAG
- a CDS encoding BlaI/MecI/CopY family transcriptional regulator → MAPLPDYRPKQLSLGPLEAEILQIIWQLGSATVKDVHDRILADPNRELAYTSVTTVLRRLTDKGWLACDKKGRAFYWRPMLTKQQAEVIKAHEQLQRFLAVGNPDVIAAFADSLDEAASDQIEAIAKRIQAARQAREEK, encoded by the coding sequence ATGGCTCCCTTACCCGACTATCGCCCTAAACAACTGTCTCTAGGTCCGCTGGAAGCAGAAATTTTACAGATCATCTGGCAACTTGGTTCGGCTACAGTTAAAGATGTACATGATCGCATTCTTGCTGACCCCAACCGGGAATTAGCTTATACTTCCGTAACCACCGTTCTACGTCGGCTCACGGACAAAGGATGGCTGGCCTGTGACAAAAAAGGACGGGCATTTTATTGGCGGCCAATGCTGACAAAGCAACAAGCAGAGGTGATTAAAGCACACGAGCAGTTGCAGCGATTTTTGGCAGTGGGGAACCCCGATGTGATCGCCGCCTTTGCAGATAGTCTAGATGAAGCAGCCAGCGACCAAATAGAAGCGATCGCCAAACGCATTCAAGCCGCACGCCAAGCTAGGGAGGAAAAATGA
- a CDS encoding M56 family metallopeptidase: protein MHLIMILTALSVAWWLRSTWNPLPGSWSLRWERSLFLFLFPPLLIFMTAIAVLCMGPQGKMGGMYTGEISYLLALIFLTIVAILCVKLVFQGSQTVKAARSFPVAHLEGEQVRLLNTEALFAGLIGFWQPELVVSQGLLQNLSPEHLESVLAHEKGHYHFRDTFWFFWLGCVRSCTAWLPNTDALWEELLVLRELRADGYAASQIDPLLLAESLLLVVSSTPVLSEICCAALGSSGTDRLEQRIEALLAPPEPTPETQPQSWNSFLLALLPLITVIFHT, encoded by the coding sequence ATGCATCTGATAATGATTTTGACTGCTTTGAGCGTCGCTTGGTGGTTGAGAAGCACCTGGAATCCCCTCCCAGGTAGTTGGAGTCTGCGATGGGAGCGATCGCTGTTTTTGTTTCTCTTCCCTCCCTTGCTAATTTTCATGACCGCGATCGCCGTGCTATGCATGGGACCACAAGGCAAAATGGGCGGGATGTACACAGGCGAAATCAGTTATCTGCTGGCATTAATTTTCTTGACAATTGTTGCTATTTTATGCGTTAAACTTGTTTTTCAAGGGTCGCAAACTGTGAAAGCTGCCCGTAGCTTCCCTGTAGCCCATCTTGAAGGTGAACAAGTCCGCCTACTCAACACAGAAGCACTCTTCGCAGGTCTGATTGGTTTTTGGCAACCCGAACTAGTAGTTAGCCAAGGATTACTGCAAAATCTCTCACCAGAGCATTTAGAAAGCGTCTTAGCCCACGAAAAAGGGCATTACCATTTTAGGGACACATTTTGGTTTTTCTGGCTGGGTTGTGTGCGTTCCTGCACCGCCTGGTTGCCAAATACAGATGCCTTATGGGAAGAATTGTTAGTCTTGCGCGAACTCCGTGCAGATGGCTACGCCGCATCACAAATAGACCCCCTACTACTAGCAGAATCACTCCTGTTGGTAGTCAGTAGCACGCCTGTATTATCCGAAATTTGCTGTGCCGCCCTAGGTTCGTCAGGGACAGACCGCTTAGAACAGAGAATCGAAGCCCTATTAGCGCCACCAGAGCCAACCCCTGAGACTCAACCGCAGTCCTGGAATAGTTTCCTGTTGGCATTGTTACCTTTAATAACGGTGATATTTCATACTTGA
- the aqpZ gene encoding aquaporin Z produces the protein MSLSKRCIAEFVGTFWLVFGGCGSAVIAAAFTADGAKLGTNTAFPLGIGLVGVSLAFGLTVMTMAYAVGHISGGHFNPAVSIGLWAGKRFPTSELFVYIGSQVFGAIAGAGMLALIANGKPGFDLVKSGFAANGFAEHSPGGYSLLACLVTELLLTFFFLVLILGATDRRAPQGFAPIAIGLGLTLIHLISIPVTNTSVNPARSLGPAIFVGGWALQQLWLFWVAPILGGALAGFFYSQVLESPKPERQFSEVA, from the coding sequence ATGTCACTAAGTAAGCGTTGTATCGCCGAATTCGTCGGCACGTTTTGGCTGGTTTTTGGTGGTTGTGGTAGTGCAGTAATTGCTGCAGCATTTACTGCGGATGGAGCAAAGCTGGGTACCAATACAGCATTTCCTTTAGGTATTGGGTTAGTAGGTGTATCTTTGGCATTTGGTCTGACAGTAATGACAATGGCTTATGCAGTCGGTCATATTTCAGGCGGTCACTTTAACCCAGCAGTTTCTATTGGTTTATGGGCTGGAAAGCGGTTTCCCACTTCTGAGCTTTTTGTTTACATAGGTTCTCAGGTATTTGGGGCGATCGCCGGGGCTGGGATGCTGGCTTTAATTGCTAATGGTAAACCAGGATTTGACCTTGTAAAAAGCGGTTTTGCAGCCAATGGTTTTGCCGAACATTCTCCTGGTGGTTATTCGTTGTTAGCTTGTCTAGTCACTGAATTATTACTAACTTTCTTTTTTTTAGTGCTTATTTTAGGTGCGACAGATCGTCGTGCGCCTCAAGGTTTCGCGCCAATAGCAATTGGTTTAGGATTAACACTGATTCACTTAATTAGTATTCCCGTAACTAATACATCAGTAAATCCTGCTCGCAGCCTTGGCCCTGCAATTTTTGTTGGTGGTTGGGCGCTTCAACAATTGTGGCTATTCTGGGTAGCACCAATTTTAGGCGGTGCATTAGCAGGATTTTTCTATTCCCAAGTTTTGGAATCACCAAAACCAGAAAGGCAATTTTCAGAGGTTGCTTAA
- a CDS encoding ribonuclease Z, whose product MQITFLGTSSGVPTRSRNVSSVALRLPQRAELWLFDCGEGTQHQLLRSDLKISQLSRIFITHMHGDHIFGLMGLLASCGLAGNVERVDIYGPSGLNDYIQAALRYSHTHFSYPVKVHAIRPGIIYEDDEFTVSCGYLHHRITAFGYRVAEKDRTGRFDVEKAKALEIPAGRVYGQLKRGETVTLSDGRVINGQELCGPTEMGRKIAYCTDTVFCEGAVQLAQDVDVLIHEATFAHQDADMAFQRLHSTSTMAAQTALASGAHRLIMTHFSPRYAPGNSLELKDLLQEARAIFPKTDMAYDFMIYDVPRRREVELTIANRGLNPVK is encoded by the coding sequence GTGCAGATAACATTTTTAGGGACAAGTTCCGGTGTACCCACGCGATCGCGCAATGTTTCGAGTGTAGCCCTGAGATTACCCCAACGGGCAGAACTATGGTTATTCGATTGTGGCGAAGGTACTCAGCATCAACTTTTAAGGAGTGATCTGAAAATTAGCCAACTATCCCGAATTTTTATCACCCATATGCACGGCGACCACATCTTTGGTTTGATGGGTCTTCTTGCTAGTTGCGGCTTGGCTGGTAATGTGGAACGAGTTGATATCTATGGACCATCTGGATTAAATGACTATATCCAGGCTGCCTTACGTTACTCCCATACACATTTTTCCTATCCTGTCAAGGTACATGCCATCCGTCCGGGAATAATTTATGAAGATGATGAGTTCACTGTTAGCTGTGGTTATTTGCATCACCGAATTACAGCTTTTGGCTACCGCGTAGCCGAAAAAGACCGGACGGGACGCTTTGATGTGGAAAAAGCTAAGGCGTTAGAAATTCCCGCCGGTCGGGTTTATGGTCAACTCAAGCGTGGTGAAACCGTGACCCTGAGCGACGGAAGAGTCATTAATGGCCAAGAATTGTGTGGACCGACAGAAATGGGACGCAAGATAGCCTATTGTACAGACACAGTTTTTTGTGAAGGCGCCGTACAGTTAGCCCAGGATGTGGATGTGTTAATTCACGAAGCCACCTTTGCCCATCAAGATGCAGATATGGCTTTTCAGCGCTTGCATTCCACAAGTACAATGGCAGCGCAAACAGCTTTAGCCTCTGGGGCGCATCGGCTAATTATGACACATTTTAGTCCCCGCTACGCTCCGGGAAATTCCTTAGAGTTGAAGGATCTACTTCAGGAAGCCAGGGCTATTTTTCCCAAGACGGATATGGCTTATGATTTTATGATTTATGACGTACCCAGGCGGCGCGAGGTCGAGTTAACCATCGCGAATAGGGGGTTAAATCCCGTAAAGTGA
- a CDS encoding DUF2191 domain-containing protein produces MWDFFKPLPLGMGFLTIDDELINEIIAVSHYENPQEAVIKILSNYLQQQKKELPLFERLRFIDDESAEDDIALLFERDRDTGRNFEL; encoded by the coding sequence ATGTGGGACTTTTTCAAGCCCCTGCCTTTAGGCATGGGGTTTCTGACAATAGATGATGAACTAATTAATGAAATTATCGCAGTCAGTCACTATGAAAATCCACAGGAAGCAGTCATTAAAATATTATCCAATTACTTGCAGCAACAAAAAAAAGAACTGCCTTTGTTTGAGCGACTACGTTTTATAGACGACGAATCTGCAGAAGATGATATCGCCTTATTGTTTGAACGTGATAGAGACACAGGCAGGAATTTTGAACTATGA
- the iscB gene encoding RNA-guided endonuclease IscB yields the protein MSKVFVLDTEKRPLDPVHPAQARQLLRNKKAAIFRRFPFTIILKESRPDSPATPLRLKLDPGAKFTGIALVDDTTGEVVFAAELKHRGFAIRDSLTSRRQLRRSRRNRKTRYRQPRFLNRTRPEGWLAPSLQSRVENIKTWVERLRKLAPIAAISTELVKFDMQLMRNPEIQGKEYQQGTLAGYETREYLLEKWGRQCAYCGVKDVSLQIEHIHPRAKGGSNSITNLTLSCEKCNTKKGTKDIKEFLSTRGCANKKDPSRVEKILKQAKIPLADAAAINTTRYALLEVLKATGLPVETGSGGLTKFNRSQQKLDKTHWIDAACVGTSTPILNIKGIKPLLITANGHGTRQMAGTDKFGFPTRHRSNKQIHYGFSTGDIVKAVVTNGKKVGEYLGRVLCRATGSFDIATKMGRIAGISYKYCSAIHKKDGYSYSF from the coding sequence ATGTCCAAAGTATTTGTTTTAGACACCGAAAAACGACCATTAGACCCAGTGCATCCAGCACAAGCTAGACAGTTATTAAGAAACAAAAAAGCTGCGATATTTCGGCGTTTTCCGTTCACAATTATTTTGAAAGAATCCCGTCCCGATTCGCCAGCAACACCACTGCGATTAAAGCTAGACCCTGGTGCAAAATTTACAGGGATTGCATTAGTTGACGATACCACTGGGGAAGTTGTATTTGCTGCTGAGTTAAAACATAGAGGTTTTGCAATTCGAGATTCTCTTACTTCAAGGAGACAATTAAGACGTAGTAGAAGAAACCGCAAAACAAGATATCGCCAACCACGATTTTTAAATAGAACGCGCCCAGAAGGATGGTTAGCACCAAGCTTACAAAGTCGTGTTGAAAACATTAAAACTTGGGTTGAAAGATTACGTAAACTTGCACCAATTGCAGCGATTAGCACCGAGTTAGTCAAATTCGATATGCAATTAATGCGTAATCCAGAAATTCAGGGCAAGGAATACCAACAGGGGACTTTGGCGGGTTACGAAACCAGAGAATATTTACTCGAAAAATGGGGCAGGCAATGTGCTTATTGTGGTGTTAAAGACGTATCTCTACAGATAGAACACATTCACCCTAGAGCAAAAGGTGGGTCTAACTCAATCACAAACTTAACTCTTAGTTGCGAAAAATGTAACACCAAAAAAGGGACTAAAGACATTAAAGAGTTTCTCTCTACGAGAGGCTGCGCCAACAAAAAAGACCCTTCTAGAGTAGAGAAAATCTTAAAACAAGCTAAAATACCCTTGGCTGATGCAGCAGCAATTAACACTACTAGATATGCATTGCTGGAAGTTTTAAAAGCAACTGGATTACCTGTAGAAACGGGTTCGGGAGGTTTAACAAAGTTCAATAGAAGTCAACAGAAATTAGATAAAACTCACTGGATTGATGCTGCTTGTGTTGGCACATCAACGCCAATTCTCAATATCAAAGGTATCAAACCATTGTTGATTACAGCTAATGGTCATGGTACTAGACAGATGGCTGGTACTGATAAATTTGGATTCCCTACTCGTCATCGTTCAAATAAACAAATTCATTATGGTTTTAGCACTGGAGATATTGTTAAAGCTGTGGTAACAAATGGTAAAAAAGTTGGCGAATATTTAGGGCGTGTTTTGTGTCGTGCCACAGGTAGTTTTGATATTGCTACCAAAATGGGAAGAATCGCAGGCATTAGCTACAAATATTGTTCAGCAATTCACAAAAAAGATGGTTACTCATACTCATTTTGA